The genomic interval TTCAGCATAGGAGCGTGCCTTCTCTTCCGAACGGCTCATTACAGCAACAACGGTAGAACCTTCTACTTCGCTGAATGCAGGACCGCTCTTCTTCTCTGTGACTTCACCACAGCCAATGAATCCCCATTTTATTATCTTCATACAAACAAATACCTTTGCAATTGTTCCAATTTGAAATAATTGCAAAGGTACAAAAGAGTTAGGAGTTATGGGGTAGGAGTTAAGAGTTAGGAATCTTTATTATACTTTGTTAACGTTAATTCTTCACTCTTCTTGCGTTCCTACGGTAGCAAGCGTCTCCTATCGTCGCCGAGCGCACTTTTCACTTATAAAGATATCTCTTGATACTCTTCTTCGGTGTCTTGGCAAACTCCTCCTTGTAGATTTCAACCTCTGAAATCTTCTCATAGGCAGGAAGCTGCTGGTTTAGCTCGTTGCGGTTCTGCTCCATTATGTTTTCGAGGTCCTTATCTGAGAAGTTCAGGTTGTGAGCCTCGTCGAAGTCGGGATGTACAAGAGCCACGAGCTTGTTCTCACGCTGCACGATGATGCTTTCCACAATCATTGGCATAGAGTTGAGCTTGTCCTCTATCTCCTCTGGATAGATGTTCTGGCCATTGGCTCCCAGAAGCATGTTCTTCGAACGTCCGTTGATGAACACATTTCCGTAGGCATCCATTGTTCCGAGGTCGCCAGTGTGGTACCATCCGTCCTTGTCTATGGTCTGAGCTGTTGCCTCTTCGTTCTTGTAATAGCCAAGCATAACGTTGAGACCACGTGCAAGAATCTCGCCTGGAATATTCTCCGGATCTGTGGAGTCAATCTTAACCTCCATGTGCTTAACGGCGCGTCCGCATGAGCCAGGCATGAAGTCGTGATAGTCAGAATAGCAGATGATAGGTGCACATTCCGTTGCGCCATAGCCTACGGTGTATGGGAAGTTTATCTTCTTCAGGAACTGCTCAACTTCCTGATTGAAGGCTGCACCTCCTATGATTACCTCGTACATCTCGCCACCGAAAGCTTTTACCACCTCCTGACAAATCATCTCACGCACTTTCTTTGAGATAACTGGCATACCGAGGAGAAGGCGCATGCGGTTGTTCTGCACTTTGGGGAATACCTTCTTGCGTATAATCTTCTCTATCACCAATGGAACGGCGATGATGATTCGTGGCTTAATATCGGCGAATGCCTGAGCTATGATGGCAGGCGACGGTGTGCGGTTGAGGTAGAATGTATGGCATCCGTGAAGGAACTCATACATAAACTCGAAAGCCATTCCGTACATGTGAGCCATCGGGAGAATGGAAATGACATTATCGCCTTTATTGATAATCTTTCCAAGAACAGAACATGCGAAATCGTAGTTTGACCACAACGCGCGATAGGGTAGCATTACACCCTTAGAGAAGCCCGTGGTGCCGCTGGTATAGTTGATGAGAGCCAGCTCGTCGGGACTCTGCTCATGATAGTAGCTTACATGCTCCTTGCGGAAATATTTTGGGAATTTCTTTCCGTAGAGCTCATTCAGATGCTCTCTTGCGTATGTGAGCTTCTCAGAACGTGAAACCATGAGAGAGTAGTCTGTGTTGTTGACAATACCCTCCAGCTTTGGCATCTGCAGTGGGTCAATAATCGTTGCTACATGGTCGCCTACGAATAGCAGTTTCGCATCGGAATGGTTTACTATGTTGTGTATCTGCTCTGGCATAAACTCATGAAGTATGGGCACAGCTATTGCTCCGAATGTGAGCGTTGCCAGGAATGCAGCTGCCCACTGGCTGGAGTTGCGTCCGCAGAGCGCTATCTTGTCACCCTTCTCAATGCCAGAGTTCTCAAAGAGAATATGAAGCTTTTCTATCTTTCT from Prevotella sp. E13-27 carries:
- a CDS encoding AMP-binding protein, whose product is MEQIPSFNELIEKSIIDNWDADALTDYKGQTLQFHDVARKIEKLHILFENSGIEKGDKIALCGRNSSQWAAAFLATLTFGAIAVPILHEFMPEQIHNIVNHSDAKLLFVGDHVATIIDPLQMPKLEGIVNNTDYSLMVSRSEKLTYAREHLNELYGKKFPKYFRKEHVSYYHEQSPDELALINYTSGTTGFSKGVMLPYRALWSNYDFACSVLGKIINKGDNVISILPMAHMYGMAFEFMYEFLHGCHTFYLNRTPSPAIIAQAFADIKPRIIIAVPLVIEKIIRKKVFPKVQNNRMRLLLGMPVISKKVREMICQEVVKAFGGEMYEVIIGGAAFNQEVEQFLKKINFPYTVGYGATECAPIICYSDYHDFMPGSCGRAVKHMEVKIDSTDPENIPGEILARGLNVMLGYYKNEEATAQTIDKDGWYHTGDLGTMDAYGNVFINGRSKNMLLGANGQNIYPEEIEDKLNSMPMIVESIIVQRENKLVALVHPDFDEAHNLNFSDKDLENIMEQNRNELNQQLPAYEKISEVEIYKEEFAKTPKKSIKRYLYK